Genomic DNA from Bifidobacterium sp. ESL0769:
CAGTTTGGAACTGTTACGTATCTTGGCAATGCTGATGATTATCGGACATCATTTGACGAAGAGAAATCCTACATTTATGCTGTTGCATAATCAGCCTCCCTCAGTTTCTAAATTTGTTTTCTATGTCTTCATCTACGGCGGGGGATGGATAGGGAACGTTATATTCTTTACTGTTTCTGCTTGGTTTTTGGCAGGAGATGGAAGGAAAGAGCCTTCCGTAAAAAGTGGTTTTAAACGGGCGTGGTTGCTTGAAAGGGAAGTGCTGTTTTATAGTTTTTCTATTTATGTTGCTCTGAAAGTTTTGGCAAGATTTACTAAAATTCATTTAGGAATTGGCCTGTTCGTGACTGCCACCCCTATTTTACATGACATATGGTGGTATGCCACCAGCTATATGATTTTTGTTATTTTTGCACCCATTCTTGTCACTGCGCTTCATGGGATAGGACAAAAGAAGCATGCTCTGCTGTGTGTCGTTTCTTTGATACTATGGGGGGTATTCACTCTCATTCCAAAAGTCAATCTTGATTTTGTAGCGTTGTCGGTGTTTGCCTTTATATACTGGTTTGTACTGGTTTCTTATTATCGCTGGTATATGAATGGTTTCTCGGTTAGACAATGTTGGGAACTGATAATTTGCGGTGAATTGATATATATGGCCTGCTGGTTCATAACGAATTTTGTTCCGCGTTTCCGCGGTTTGCAGGAGTTTATTTTTCTGGATGCCAAGTTGCCATCGCTAATGATTGGATTCGGTCTCTTTGTGTTGTTTGAGCGCGTACATTTCTGCAACGGGCTTATTAACTGGATCGCTTCAACAATGTTCGGGGTCTATCTTATTCATCAGCATCCGGCAGTCAACGATTTGTTGTGGGTATATCTGTTCCCCTTTACTAAAATCTGGAGTTGGCAGCATTCGGTTGTAAAAGCCCTATTGATTATTGTCTGCATTCTCGTCTTTGGAATCGTTGTAGATTCCTTCCGCAGGTTGTTGTTCACTGTGACAATAGATCGTCATAAGGGACGCTGGTTCGATATCTGTTGGGACAGTCGAATAGCGAATAATATACGTACGAAGATATTGCAATATACGAACAATAAATAGGTATTCAGCACACCCTCATTTCATCGAAGAAAGGGAACTGGGATGGTTCTTCACGGCACGTCTCAAACTGCGCCTAACAAGCGTGTAAGAAACAGCAATATCGAGGTATTGCGGCTGTTGGCCATGTTATTGATTGCCTTTATTCACTTCCCGTACCCGTCTGGGGTACAGGCGTATCCCAACTCGGGTTCTTTTGCAAACAGTTTTTGCTATATGTTTCTTTTCAAGATGTTGACCTGTTGGGGAGGGGTTGGAGATTGTCTGTTCTTCGGTATTACCGCTTGGTTCTTATGTGAGGAACAACCGAGTTTCAGAAAATCGTTAACTCGAGCCTGGCAGCTCGAAAAACAGCTCTGGTATTATTCGCTGCTATTTCTGGCGTTAGAAGTAGCGAAATATGTAAAGCACGGGCAGCCTATGCCAAAAGAGCGCTTGTTGGACGATATCCTTTCAACGTTGTTTCCGGTTTCAAGTGATTTGTGGTGGTATCCTGCGGCTTACATTTTATTCCTGCTGCTTTATCCTTTCATTACCGTTGCGTTGCGTAGTCTGGGAAAAAGGCTACATTGCGCACTTTGCATCGTATCCTTGTTGGTGTGGGGATTGTCTCCTTTTTATCAGGACACCTTGCATAATGGTTATTCGCATGGATTATATGGTAATGTTTTTGTCTTTATTTATCTATACGTATTGTTGAGTTGTCTTCGCTGGTATTTCTCCAGTCTTGTACAGTCTAAGAGATTGGCTTTTATTTTTTGTGGTGTAGGTTTTTTGCTTGGTAGTGCATCTCAATTTGTTCACCTGCTGCTTTCTGTGAAGTTGCAAAATCATTTAATAGGTTGGCGTAGTTGGACCAACAATCCCGTTTGTTTTCCGTCGATGTTGATTGCTTTAGGCTTATTGATTTTTGCTAATGTTTATCGGCCCCACTATAGCCGTGTTGTAAACAAATTTGCTTCAGGTGCGTTACCTGTGTATTTGGTACTGCTGCATCCTTTTACATTAGCGCTGTTGACATCTAAGGTAAATATAGTGTTTGCTGCTCTGAAGCTCGGATATGGCTATAG
This window encodes:
- a CDS encoding acyltransferase, which translates into the protein MEQQGVGRTKPRRNSSLELLRILAMLMIIGHHLTKRNPTFMLLHNQPPSVSKFVFYVFIYGGGWIGNVIFFTVSAWFLAGDGRKEPSVKSGFKRAWLLEREVLFYSFSIYVALKVLARFTKIHLGIGLFVTATPILHDIWWYATSYMIFVIFAPILVTALHGIGQKKHALLCVVSLILWGVFTLIPKVNLDFVALSVFAFIYWFVLVSYYRWYMNGFSVRQCWELIICGELIYMACWFITNFVPRFRGLQEFIFLDAKLPSLMIGFGLFVLFERVHFCNGLINWIASTMFGVYLIHQHPAVNDLLWVYLFPFTKIWSWQHSVVKALLIIVCILVFGIVVDSFRRLLFTVTIDRHKGRWFDICWDSRIANNIRTKILQYTNNK
- a CDS encoding acyltransferase; this encodes MVLHGTSQTAPNKRVRNSNIEVLRLLAMLLIAFIHFPYPSGVQAYPNSGSFANSFCYMFLFKMLTCWGGVGDCLFFGITAWFLCEEQPSFRKSLTRAWQLEKQLWYYSLLFLALEVAKYVKHGQPMPKERLLDDILSTLFPVSSDLWWYPAAYILFLLLYPFITVALRSLGKRLHCALCIVSLLVWGLSPFYQDTLHNGYSHGLYGNVFVFIYLYVLLSCLRWYFSSLVQSKRLAFIFCGVGFLLGSASQFVHLLLSVKLQNHLIGWRSWTNNPVCFPSMLIALGLLIFANVYRPHYSRVVNKFASGALPVYLVLLHPFTLALLTSKVNIVFAALKLGYGYRRIGVCVGMAVMLYIAVLLFDFIRQSLFSHVFNRNPNRFLNWVLEKVTQFSWVKRVEETISEA